A window of Rhabdothermincola salaria contains these coding sequences:
- a CDS encoding carboxymuconolactone decarboxylase family protein yields the protein MPTHQSTEPSAEAASAPRSGIEALTVVAHSAGGALSTMVDTAWAAAAAADRVDLVDLATRAMARPHGLAPLPRPTRLGPSPWSSTAADDWRRLDSLADTDRAVVAFAEQMSLDVSAIDDTHRAAVGAALGPATGDVVQALWVFDYVPRVRSALDALFGAAPWEPFGAEPWPEAPPGSSAADIWSAIDAYIRIVPRLDALDPVVTELVRLRGARQHQCRLCQSLRSRPALRAGAGDEQFAAVDHHADSELPAATKAALALTDAIVWLPGRIDPAVAASVRDELTDAQAVELVLDVARNATNKIAVAFAADAPHVDEGYEIYEIDPDGEAVYGLSLDEEDT from the coding sequence ATGCCGACCCATCAGTCGACCGAACCCAGCGCCGAGGCCGCCTCGGCGCCCCGAAGCGGGATCGAGGCCCTCACCGTGGTCGCGCACTCGGCGGGCGGTGCGCTCTCCACGATGGTGGACACGGCGTGGGCGGCGGCCGCCGCCGCTGACCGCGTCGACCTCGTCGACCTCGCCACCCGCGCCATGGCCCGTCCGCACGGCCTGGCCCCGCTCCCCCGCCCCACCCGCTTGGGACCGAGCCCGTGGTCATCCACCGCCGCGGACGACTGGCGCCGGCTCGACTCGCTCGCCGACACCGACCGGGCGGTGGTCGCCTTCGCCGAGCAGATGAGCCTCGACGTCTCCGCCATCGACGACACCCACCGCGCCGCGGTGGGGGCCGCCCTGGGCCCCGCCACCGGCGACGTGGTGCAGGCCCTCTGGGTGTTCGACTACGTCCCCCGGGTGCGGTCCGCCCTCGATGCCCTGTTCGGCGCGGCACCGTGGGAACCGTTCGGCGCCGAACCCTGGCCCGAGGCCCCACCGGGCTCGTCCGCCGCCGACATCTGGTCGGCGATCGACGCCTACATCCGGATCGTGCCCCGCCTCGACGCCCTCGACCCCGTGGTCACCGAGCTGGTGCGCCTCCGCGGGGCCCGCCAGCACCAGTGCCGGCTGTGCCAGTCACTGCGCAGCCGCCCTGCCCTGCGGGCCGGAGCGGGTGACGAGCAGTTCGCGGCCGTCGACCACCATGCCGACAGCGAGCTGCCCGCCGCCACCAAAGCCGCCCTCGCCCTCACCGACGCCATCGTCTGGCTGCCGGGGCGGATCGATCCCGCCGTGGCCGCATCCGTGCGCGACGAGCTCACCGACGCGCAGGCCGTGGAGCTGGTGCTCGACGTGGCCCGCAACGCCACCAACAAGATCGCGGTGGCCTTCGCCGCCGACGCACCCCACGTCGACGAGGGGTACGAGATCTACGAGATCGATCCCGACGGTGAGGCCGTCTACGGCCTCAGCCTCGACGAGGAGGACACGTGA
- a CDS encoding MFS transporter, translating into MALGATVLASGVAFLDSTVVNVAVPAIADDFGVGGDGVQWVLTAYLLTLASLILLGGALGDRYGSRRVFVVGAVWFALATLACALAPSLWFLVLARLFQGVGGALLTPTSLALVQASFVPDDRARAVGAWAGLTGLSGAIGPILGGWLIDGPGWRWAFVLSVPLVLVSVVAVRATPTVVRVPGGRFDLAGAGLAVVALAGLTLALNRAADDGWGDPLVVVASVAAIVASVAFVVWERRSAAPLVPGRLFESRTFTVLSIVTFALYALLGGVFFFVVYQLQVVTGFGALAAASSLIPATLLLLFGSARSGALATRWGPRPQMVVGPLLTVAGVVVLAGIDVDTSWTTGVLPGSILLGLGLVAFVAPLTASVMACVDQRLVGTASGVNNAIARTAGLVALAVIPSVSGLTVAVGTAATTSAFRWSMAIAAALGLVAAAVSALFLPRRVRPPAADQS; encoded by the coding sequence GTGGCGCTCGGCGCCACGGTGCTCGCCAGCGGGGTGGCCTTCCTCGACAGCACCGTGGTCAACGTCGCCGTGCCGGCCATCGCCGACGACTTCGGGGTCGGTGGCGACGGCGTGCAGTGGGTGCTCACCGCCTACCTGCTCACCCTCGCCTCGCTCATCTTGCTGGGCGGCGCGCTGGGTGATCGCTATGGATCCCGGCGGGTCTTCGTCGTCGGGGCGGTCTGGTTCGCGCTGGCGACCCTGGCCTGCGCTCTCGCCCCGTCGCTGTGGTTCCTGGTCCTGGCCCGCCTCTTCCAGGGCGTGGGCGGGGCCCTCCTCACGCCCACGTCGCTGGCGCTCGTGCAGGCGTCGTTCGTGCCCGACGATCGGGCTCGCGCCGTCGGGGCCTGGGCGGGCCTCACGGGGCTGTCCGGCGCCATCGGCCCCATCCTGGGTGGGTGGCTGATCGACGGGCCGGGCTGGCGCTGGGCCTTCGTGCTGTCGGTGCCGCTGGTCCTCGTCTCGGTCGTGGCCGTGCGGGCCACCCCCACCGTCGTGCGCGTCCCCGGCGGTCGGTTCGACCTGGCGGGTGCCGGGCTGGCGGTGGTCGCCCTGGCCGGCCTGACCCTGGCCCTCAACCGGGCGGCCGACGACGGCTGGGGCGATCCGCTGGTGGTCGTCGCCTCGGTCGCCGCGATCGTGGCGTCGGTGGCCTTCGTGGTGTGGGAGCGACGGAGCGCGGCTCCGCTGGTGCCGGGTCGACTGTTCGAGTCCCGCACCTTCACGGTGCTGAGCATCGTGACCTTCGCCCTCTATGCCCTGCTGGGCGGCGTCTTCTTCTTCGTCGTCTACCAACTCCAGGTCGTGACCGGTTTCGGGGCGCTGGCCGCGGCCAGCTCGCTCATCCCGGCCACGTTGCTGTTGTTGTTCGGCTCGGCCCGCTCGGGGGCGCTGGCCACCCGATGGGGACCCCGTCCCCAGATGGTCGTCGGACCGCTGCTGACCGTCGCCGGGGTGGTGGTCCTCGCCGGCATCGACGTCGACACCAGCTGGACCACCGGCGTCCTGCCCGGCTCGATCCTGCTCGGGCTCGGTCTGGTCGCCTTCGTCGCCCCGTTGACCGCCAGCGTGATGGCGTGCGTGGACCAACGCCTGGTGGGCACGGCCAGCGGGGTCAACAACGCCATCGCCCGCACCGCCGGGCTGGTGGCCCTCGCCGTCATCCCCTCGGTGTCGGGGTTGACGGTGGCCGTCGGCACCGCCGCCACCACGTCCGCCTTCCGTTGGTCCATGGCCATCGCCGCCGCCCTCGGCCTGGTGGCCGCCGCCGTCTCCGCACTCTTCCTGCCCCGCCGGGTCCGGCCACCCGCCGCCGATCAGTCGTAG